The following are encoded in a window of Amycolatopsis lexingtonensis genomic DNA:
- a CDS encoding SigE family RNA polymerase sigma factor — MISRSRPSTGPGSPWDGEFARYFGERAHSLRSTAFLLCGDWHQAEDLTQAALLKLYLAWPRLSRHDALDAYARKVVLRTFLAEHRRSRWKRERLTDTPPELPAEPAAGDQDGLVRQALAVLAPKQRAVLVLRYFEDLSVEETAKALGCSTGTVKSQASRGLATLRNRLGPHYALTFSATTEGR, encoded by the coding sequence GTGATCTCCCGCTCCCGTCCGTCGACCGGGCCGGGCTCGCCGTGGGACGGCGAGTTCGCCCGGTACTTCGGCGAGCGCGCGCACAGCCTGCGCTCGACCGCCTTCCTGCTCTGCGGGGACTGGCACCAGGCCGAGGACCTCACGCAGGCCGCGCTGCTCAAGCTGTACCTCGCCTGGCCGAGGCTGTCGCGCCACGACGCCTTGGACGCCTACGCCCGCAAGGTCGTGCTCCGCACGTTCCTCGCCGAGCACCGGCGCAGCAGGTGGAAGCGGGAGCGGCTCACCGACACCCCGCCGGAGCTCCCGGCGGAACCGGCCGCGGGCGACCAGGACGGACTCGTCCGGCAGGCTCTGGCCGTACTGGCTCCGAAGCAGCGCGCCGTGCTGGTGCTGCGGTACTTCGAGGACCTGAGCGTCGAGGAGACGGCGAAGGCCCTCGGCTGCAGCACCGGCACGGTGAAGAGCCAGGCCTCCCGCGGCCTGGCGACGCTGCGCAACCGGCTCGGCCCGCACTACGCGCTGACCTTCAGCGCGACCACGGAGGGGAGGTGA
- a CDS encoding MFS transporter, whose amino-acid sequence MGNATEWYDYGVFTSGAIATSIGTLFFPGEGNAVLKSLALLAVGFIVRPFGGAFFGPLGDKLGRKRVLAITILLMSGCTFLVGVLPTYSGGYSMGIAAPIAILLLRIIQGFSTGGEYGGAATFIAEYSPTKRRGFFGSFLELGTLGGYVLGNLVVLSVTLSLSAEQVDAWGWRIPFFVALPLGLIGLYLRNKLEDTPEFRRMEAAGEAPKKAPLKEIFVRNWRMILNLIGIVLLLNVADYLLLTTMPTYFTDTLKINDNTSTLIIIAVEVIQMAIIIPLGALSDRIGRKPLLLTAAIGFLVLSWPCLKLMQSGSILWLFVGFLIVAILLVFMLAVIGSTFPAMFPTRVRYGSFAIGYNISTSLFGGTCGVVVTALIKSTGNEDWPAYYLMAAALIAILPIIKIPETSQVPMEQIDTEDSGGKLASAAAQR is encoded by the coding sequence ATGGGCAACGCGACCGAGTGGTACGACTACGGCGTCTTCACCTCGGGCGCGATCGCGACCAGCATCGGCACGCTGTTCTTCCCAGGAGAAGGCAACGCGGTCCTGAAGTCGCTGGCGCTGCTCGCGGTCGGGTTCATCGTGCGGCCGTTCGGCGGGGCGTTCTTCGGCCCGCTCGGCGACAAGCTCGGCCGCAAGCGGGTCCTCGCCATCACGATCCTGCTGATGTCCGGCTGCACGTTCCTGGTCGGCGTCCTGCCGACGTACTCCGGCGGCTACAGCATGGGCATCGCGGCGCCGATCGCGATCCTGCTGCTCCGGATCATCCAGGGCTTCTCGACCGGTGGTGAGTACGGCGGAGCGGCGACGTTCATCGCCGAGTACTCGCCGACGAAACGCCGTGGCTTCTTCGGCAGCTTCCTCGAACTCGGCACGTTGGGCGGCTACGTCCTCGGCAACCTCGTGGTGCTGTCGGTGACGCTGTCCCTGTCGGCCGAGCAGGTCGACGCGTGGGGCTGGCGGATCCCGTTCTTCGTCGCGCTGCCGCTCGGCCTGATCGGTCTCTACCTGCGGAACAAACTCGAGGACACCCCCGAGTTCCGCCGGATGGAGGCCGCGGGCGAGGCACCGAAGAAGGCGCCGCTCAAGGAGATCTTCGTCCGCAACTGGCGGATGATCCTCAACCTGATCGGCATCGTCCTGCTGCTGAACGTCGCGGACTACCTGCTGCTGACGACGATGCCGACGTACTTCACGGACACGCTGAAGATCAACGACAACACGTCGACGTTGATCATCATCGCCGTCGAAGTCATCCAGATGGCGATCATCATCCCGCTCGGGGCGCTGTCCGACCGGATCGGCCGGAAACCGCTGCTGCTCACCGCGGCCATCGGGTTCCTGGTGCTGAGCTGGCCCTGCCTCAAGCTGATGCAGTCCGGCAGCATCCTGTGGCTGTTCGTCGGGTTCCTGATCGTGGCGATCCTGCTGGTGTTCATGCTCGCCGTGATCGGCTCGACGTTCCCGGCGATGTTCCCGACGCGGGTGCGCTACGGCTCGTTCGCGATCGGCTACAACATCTCGACGTCGCTGTTCGGTGGTACCTGCGGTGTCGTCGTGACGGCGCTGATCAAGAGCACCGGCAACGAGGACTGGCCGGCGTACTACCTGATGGCGGCGGCGCTGATCGCGATCCTGCCGATCATCAAGATCCCGGAGACGTCGCAGGTGCCGATGGAACAGATCGACACCGAGGACAGCGGCGGCAAGCTGGCCTCCGCAGCCGCCCAGCGCTGA
- a CDS encoding PaaI family thioesterase: MSRVSQPWPPVAVEPAVPHPKAPAPGTELGVHFAECFGCGDEADAGLHLRSTVGEGQVVRSRFTVTAAHQGAPGLAHGGLLACAFDEALGSAVGNLMRRPAVTGKLETDFRRPVPVGTTLFIETRLDGVAGRKIYVSADGRLDAEDGQIAVSARALFVVVGFEHFSTHGDPEALEKLAAQHEKNQRERAERDWEINP; this comes from the coding sequence ATGAGTCGTGTTTCTCAACCGTGGCCGCCGGTGGCGGTGGAGCCCGCGGTCCCGCACCCGAAGGCGCCGGCGCCGGGCACCGAGCTCGGCGTGCACTTCGCGGAGTGCTTCGGGTGCGGTGACGAGGCCGACGCCGGGCTGCACCTGCGCTCGACCGTCGGCGAGGGCCAGGTCGTGCGCTCGCGGTTCACCGTCACCGCGGCCCACCAGGGCGCACCCGGGCTCGCCCACGGCGGCCTGCTGGCCTGCGCGTTCGACGAGGCGCTCGGCTCGGCCGTCGGCAACCTGATGCGCCGCCCGGCGGTGACCGGCAAGCTCGAGACGGACTTCCGCCGTCCGGTGCCGGTCGGGACGACGCTGTTCATCGAGACCCGGCTGGACGGCGTCGCCGGCCGCAAGATCTACGTCAGCGCGGACGGCCGCCTCGACGCCGAGGACGGCCAGATCGCGGTCAGCGCCCGCGCGCTGTTCGTCGTCGTCGGCTTCGAGCACTTCAGCACGCACGGCGACCCGGAAGCGCTGGAGAAGCTGGCCGCGCAGCACGAGAAGAACCAGCGTGAGCGCGCGGAACGCGACTGGGAGATCAACCCCTGA
- a CDS encoding serine/threonine-protein kinase, with translation MSEEPRRPRHAAPDDEKQVATPGSSWQPPPPVRWETPEPSISGRLDDGEPSRGEPARGEETVFHAPVRRPPTPPRGAPIPGADDPTKPPGSMNPVLPPVQPVPTQAVRPPQPDEPQLTSVLASPAPETQSIMPPVPRPDTGPGTPLPDPGTESVLPERTSEGRHTGTGTGTGTGSGSDSRSGSFPGTSRRTSSRTSRSRRGRLGAGLVEVPPVPARDPASAVLTNPVVSEEKRFCGNCAAKVGRGKDGKPGSPEGKCENCATPFSFLPKLQPHELVGGQYEVLGAIAYGGLGWIYLAQDHNVSDRWVVLKGLIDTGDATAMAAAANEQRFLAEVEHPNIVKIHNFVQHPDAHSGTTTGYIVMEYVGGQSLRQLALAHHRESRRPEPLPIGQVIAYGLEILPAMGYLHSQGLLYCDLKPDNVIQTNEQLKLIDLGAVRRTDDYESPLFFTTGYSAPELPTQGASIASDLFTVGRTLAVLSFEFTGYTTKFKTTLPGPDAVPLFALFGSYYRFLRRATHADPDRRFLSAEEMADQLTGVLREIMALGTGKPRPGASTVFGPEIRTFGVQLVVPEAGASVPLPGADEFVAGLPIPQVDTDDPAAGVLATTTTLEPRGAIEALSGAPRESIEVRLRIVRARIELGELAEAQRQLQAAQYLAIKNGFPHDWRIDWYRGLIELAGGRSRVAHVAFEAVYDDLPGEVAPKLALGVSAEGVGDYFAAARFYELVWRTDRTYVSAAFGLARVYLAQGARSSAVEVLETVPPSSTHYVDAQVAAIKIKTTVTKAKGRETPVTEHDLLDASARLERLRLDIERRTRLTANVLEAAHEWLKQGRPTPGARVLGCAFEERELRFGLERCYRALARLAGTVEQRVELVDRANAIRPRTLT, from the coding sequence GTGTCGGAGGAACCGCGCCGTCCTCGGCACGCCGCGCCGGACGACGAGAAGCAGGTGGCCACGCCGGGCAGCAGCTGGCAGCCGCCACCACCGGTGCGGTGGGAGACGCCGGAGCCGTCGATCTCGGGCCGCCTCGACGACGGCGAGCCGTCCCGCGGTGAGCCCGCCCGCGGCGAGGAGACCGTCTTCCACGCGCCCGTGCGCCGCCCGCCGACGCCGCCGCGTGGCGCGCCGATCCCGGGCGCGGACGACCCGACCAAGCCGCCGGGCAGCATGAACCCCGTGCTGCCGCCGGTCCAGCCGGTGCCGACGCAGGCAGTCCGCCCGCCGCAGCCCGACGAACCGCAGCTGACGAGCGTGCTCGCGTCGCCGGCGCCGGAAACCCAGAGCATCATGCCGCCGGTGCCGCGGCCCGACACCGGCCCCGGCACCCCGCTGCCGGACCCGGGCACCGAAAGCGTGCTGCCCGAGCGCACCAGCGAAGGACGGCACACCGGCACCGGTACGGGCACGGGAACCGGCAGCGGCTCGGACTCCCGGTCCGGCTCGTTCCCCGGTACCTCGCGGCGGACGTCTTCGCGGACGTCGCGCTCGCGCCGCGGCCGGCTCGGCGCCGGGCTGGTCGAAGTCCCGCCGGTGCCCGCGCGCGACCCCGCTTCGGCGGTGCTGACGAACCCGGTGGTGTCGGAGGAAAAGCGCTTCTGCGGCAACTGCGCCGCGAAGGTCGGCCGCGGCAAGGACGGCAAACCCGGTTCCCCGGAAGGGAAGTGCGAGAACTGCGCGACGCCGTTCTCGTTCCTCCCGAAGCTGCAGCCGCACGAGCTCGTCGGCGGCCAGTACGAAGTGCTCGGCGCGATCGCCTACGGCGGGCTGGGCTGGATCTACCTGGCGCAGGACCACAACGTCAGCGACCGCTGGGTCGTCCTCAAAGGACTGATCGACACCGGTGACGCGACGGCGATGGCGGCCGCGGCCAACGAGCAGCGGTTCCTCGCCGAGGTCGAGCACCCGAACATCGTCAAGATCCACAACTTCGTGCAGCACCCGGACGCGCACAGCGGCACGACCACCGGCTACATCGTCATGGAGTACGTCGGCGGCCAGTCGCTGCGGCAGCTCGCGCTGGCGCACCACCGGGAAAGCCGCCGCCCGGAGCCGCTGCCGATCGGTCAGGTCATCGCGTACGGGCTGGAGATCCTGCCCGCCATGGGTTACCTGCACAGCCAGGGCCTGCTCTACTGCGACCTCAAGCCGGACAACGTCATCCAGACCAACGAGCAGCTGAAGCTGATCGACCTGGGCGCGGTCCGCCGCACCGACGACTATGAAAGCCCGCTGTTCTTCACGACCGGTTACAGTGCACCGGAACTGCCGACGCAGGGCGCGTCGATCGCGTCGGACCTGTTCACCGTCGGGCGCACGCTCGCCGTGCTGAGCTTCGAGTTCACCGGCTACACCACCAAGTTCAAGACGACGCTGCCCGGCCCCGACGCGGTCCCGCTGTTCGCGCTCTTCGGTTCCTACTACCGGTTCCTGCGGCGCGCGACGCACGCCGACCCGGACCGGCGGTTCCTCTCCGCCGAGGAGATGGCCGACCAGCTCACCGGGGTGTTGCGCGAGATCATGGCGCTCGGCACCGGCAAGCCGCGGCCCGGCGCGTCCACCGTGTTCGGCCCGGAGATCCGCACGTTCGGCGTGCAGCTGGTGGTGCCGGAGGCCGGCGCCAGCGTGCCGCTGCCCGGGGCCGACGAGTTCGTCGCCGGCCTGCCGATCCCGCAGGTCGACACGGACGACCCGGCCGCCGGCGTGCTCGCCACGACGACCACGCTCGAACCGCGCGGCGCCATCGAGGCCCTCTCCGGCGCGCCGCGGGAGTCGATCGAGGTCCGGCTGCGGATCGTGCGGGCCCGGATCGAGCTGGGCGAGCTGGCGGAGGCGCAGCGGCAGCTGCAGGCCGCGCAGTACCTGGCGATCAAGAACGGGTTCCCGCACGACTGGCGCATCGACTGGTACCGCGGCCTGATCGAGCTGGCCGGCGGCCGGTCGCGGGTCGCGCACGTCGCCTTCGAAGCGGTGTACGACGACCTGCCCGGCGAGGTCGCGCCGAAGCTCGCGCTCGGCGTCAGCGCCGAAGGCGTCGGGGACTACTTCGCCGCCGCGCGGTTCTACGAGCTGGTCTGGCGGACCGACCGCACCTACGTCAGCGCCGCCTTCGGCCTCGCCCGCGTGTACCTGGCGCAGGGGGCGCGCTCCAGCGCGGTCGAGGTGCTCGAGACCGTGCCGCCGTCGTCCACCCACTACGTCGACGCACAGGTCGCGGCGATCAAGATCAAGACCACGGTGACCAAGGCCAAGGGCCGCGAGACCCCGGTGACCGAGCACGACCTGCTCGACGCGTCGGCCCGGCTCGAACGGCTCCGCCTGGACATCGAGCGCCGCACCCGGCTCACCGCGAACGTGCTCGAAGCCGCGCACGAGTGGCTCAAGCAGGGGCGGCCGACGCCGGGCGCGCGGGTGCTGGGGTGCGCGTTCGAGGAGCGTGAGCTGCGGTTCGGCCTCGAGCGGTGCTACCGGGCGCTGGCGCGACTGGCGGGCACGGTCGAACAGCGCGTCGAGCTGGTCGACCGGGCCAACGCCATCCGGCCGCGGACCCTCACCTGA
- a CDS encoding glutamate ABC transporter substrate-binding protein produces the protein MSRRGNTVRAGVLAVVALLVASCGSPGKPVDPAPVGNAAWPQPAHVGGPDAAAGGGSDTSCNPLASLQPDKGTAIPDGSTMAKIKERGKLIAGVDQTTYLFGFRNPTSGNLEGFDIDLVNEIARSIFGAPEGRVQFRAITSSQRQDVLMQHQVDIVVRTYSITCARKKDVQFSSVYYVAGQRLLVTKESKATKLADLSGKKVCAAKKSTSLAKIATDPAKPQAISVDNWSDCLVMLQQGQVDAVSTDDTILAGMAAQDPTLQVVGDQFTQENYGIGVPKDNEDMVKFVNAVLENIRNSGAWQNSYRHWVESSLGPASPPQAQYQ, from the coding sequence GTGAGCAGGCGGGGGAACACGGTCCGGGCGGGCGTGCTGGCGGTCGTCGCGCTGCTGGTGGCGTCCTGCGGCAGTCCCGGGAAGCCGGTCGACCCGGCCCCGGTCGGCAACGCCGCCTGGCCCCAGCCCGCGCACGTGGGCGGGCCGGACGCGGCCGCCGGCGGGGGCAGCGACACCAGCTGCAACCCCCTGGCCAGCCTGCAGCCGGACAAGGGCACGGCGATCCCCGACGGCTCGACCATGGCGAAGATCAAGGAACGCGGCAAGCTCATCGCCGGCGTCGACCAGACCACCTACCTGTTCGGCTTCCGCAACCCGACCTCGGGCAACCTCGAGGGCTTCGACATCGACCTCGTCAACGAGATCGCCCGCTCGATCTTCGGCGCGCCCGAAGGCCGCGTCCAGTTCCGCGCGATCACGTCGTCGCAGCGCCAGGACGTCCTGATGCAGCACCAGGTCGACATCGTCGTGCGGACCTACAGCATCACCTGCGCGCGCAAGAAGGACGTCCAGTTCTCCTCCGTGTACTACGTCGCCGGGCAGCGGCTGCTGGTGACGAAGGAGTCGAAGGCGACCAAGCTGGCCGACCTGAGCGGCAAGAAGGTGTGCGCGGCGAAGAAGTCGACGTCGCTGGCGAAGATCGCGACGGACCCGGCCAAGCCGCAGGCGATCTCGGTCGACAACTGGTCGGACTGCCTGGTGATGCTCCAGCAGGGCCAGGTCGACGCGGTTTCGACCGACGACACGATCCTCGCCGGGATGGCCGCGCAGGACCCGACGCTGCAGGTCGTCGGCGACCAGTTCACGCAGGAGAACTACGGCATCGGCGTGCCGAAGGACAACGAGGACATGGTCAAGTTCGTCAACGCCGTGCTCGAGAACATCCGCAACAGCGGCGCCTGGCAGAACAGCTACCGCCACTGGGTCGAGTCGTCGCTGGGGCCGGCCTCGCCGCCGCAGGCGCAGTACCAGTGA
- a CDS encoding histidine kinase, with product MRGVPKRPLLPDTIAPSWLVVQLLGTLFFAVTLLTAREPDPRVWAAYGVASACWLGFVVLSPRLPKTAAALLAVASALPAALVGQAGDSSAIILSAIALGRLATLTAVGVGVILGIGLLDIALAVTSHFLGGQSVVDAAVLLLLVLVGLNRRQYEVQAKQAEALLEQTRLAQAEHARAAALDERTRIARELHDVLAHSLGALGVQLELAEALLAEKSDVDGALRSVKRSRRLAADGLAEARDAVAALRRDIPPLADVLAAAAAAHARDHGVSVTFDAGGEPRPLPSAVVVALAGTAREALTNAGKHAPGADVEVRLSYAPETVRLDVRNTLGVTRTGEGFGLAGMRERLALAGGTLDAGPDGGQWRVLAEVRA from the coding sequence ATGAGGGGCGTGCCGAAACGTCCCCTGCTGCCGGACACCATCGCGCCGAGCTGGCTCGTGGTGCAGCTGCTCGGCACGCTCTTCTTCGCCGTGACGCTGCTCACCGCACGCGAGCCGGACCCGCGGGTCTGGGCCGCCTACGGCGTCGCGAGCGCCTGCTGGCTCGGCTTCGTCGTCCTCTCGCCGCGGCTGCCGAAGACGGCCGCCGCGCTGCTCGCCGTCGCGAGCGCGCTGCCGGCCGCGCTCGTCGGCCAGGCCGGGGACTCCTCGGCGATCATCCTGTCCGCCATCGCGCTCGGCAGGCTCGCGACGCTCACCGCGGTCGGCGTCGGCGTGATCCTCGGCATCGGCCTACTGGACATCGCCCTCGCGGTGACGTCGCACTTCCTCGGTGGGCAGAGCGTCGTCGACGCGGCGGTCCTGCTGCTGCTCGTCCTCGTCGGGCTCAACCGCCGCCAGTACGAGGTGCAGGCGAAACAGGCCGAAGCGCTGCTCGAACAGACACGGCTCGCGCAGGCCGAACACGCGCGCGCCGCCGCGCTCGACGAACGCACCCGGATCGCCCGCGAACTCCACGACGTCCTGGCGCATTCGCTGGGGGCACTGGGGGTCCAGCTCGAACTGGCCGAGGCGCTGCTCGCGGAAAAGTCCGATGTGGACGGTGCGCTGCGGTCGGTCAAGCGGTCGCGCCGGCTTGCCGCCGACGGGCTCGCCGAAGCGCGTGACGCCGTCGCCGCGCTCCGGCGGGACATCCCGCCCTTGGCCGACGTCCTCGCCGCGGCCGCCGCCGCGCACGCCCGCGACCACGGCGTGTCCGTCACCTTCGACGCCGGTGGCGAGCCGCGGCCGCTGCCGTCCGCGGTGGTCGTCGCGCTCGCCGGCACCGCGCGGGAAGCGCTGACGAACGCGGGCAAGCACGCACCGGGGGCGGACGTCGAGGTGCGGCTGAGCTACGCGCCCGAGACCGTCCGGCTCGACGTCCGCAATACCCTCGGTGTCACTCGAACAGGTGAAGGTTTCGGGTTGGCGGGGATGCGGGAGCGGCTCGCGCTGGCCGGTGGCACCCTGGACGCCGGTCCCGACGGCGGTCAGTGGCGCGTCCTGGCCGAGGTGCGGGCGTGA
- a CDS encoding helix-turn-helix domain-containing protein, whose product MGQRDLEAALPAGVDPRRHARVLAQVHEAALAGKALPSRPRAVIGASWQRMRRLGVDPEGRAPAPILTAEELESRRRTSGLAEALPTLRGGLLTLAEQAAHIMVIVDAGGQVLWRDGSAAVRRRADGLGFVEGVDWREESVGTNAIGTALVARRPVQVYSAEHYVRAQHSWTCAAAPLHDPRDGKLLGVVDLSGPAPTVHATTLALVDAVTRLAQAQLRTAHLTELERLRGFAAPVLGKVGGPAVVADEHGWVAAAAGLAPVDRIALPTGLKPGRVWLPAYGNCAVEPVPGGWLIRPAEDDAAPPTRVVLDVRSPREPELTVAGATGTWTHRLSPRHAEMLYVLASHRDGRSASELSADLFGDAGRTVTVRAEMSRLRRHFGGILDAKPYRFADDVEVLVRRPPDPEAVLPHSLAPAIRG is encoded by the coding sequence TTGGGTCAGCGAGACCTCGAGGCAGCGTTGCCGGCCGGGGTGGACCCCCGGCGGCACGCCCGTGTCCTCGCGCAGGTGCACGAAGCGGCCCTGGCCGGGAAAGCCCTGCCCAGCCGCCCGCGGGCGGTCATCGGCGCGTCCTGGCAACGGATGCGCCGGCTCGGCGTGGACCCCGAAGGCCGCGCGCCCGCGCCAATCCTGACTGCCGAAGAGCTGGAGAGCCGCCGCCGCACGAGCGGGCTGGCCGAAGCCCTGCCGACGCTGCGCGGTGGCCTGCTCACCCTCGCCGAGCAGGCCGCGCACATCATGGTGATCGTCGACGCGGGCGGCCAGGTGCTCTGGCGCGACGGCAGCGCCGCGGTCCGCCGCCGCGCCGACGGGCTCGGGTTCGTCGAAGGCGTCGACTGGCGGGAAGAGTCCGTCGGCACCAACGCGATCGGCACCGCGCTGGTCGCGCGCCGCCCGGTCCAGGTCTACTCCGCCGAGCACTACGTCCGCGCCCAGCACTCCTGGACGTGCGCCGCCGCGCCGCTGCACGATCCGCGGGACGGCAAGCTCCTCGGCGTCGTCGACCTCTCCGGTCCGGCCCCGACCGTCCACGCGACGACGTTGGCGCTGGTCGACGCCGTGACGCGGCTCGCGCAGGCGCAGCTGCGCACCGCGCATCTCACCGAGCTCGAGCGGCTGCGGGGCTTCGCCGCGCCCGTGCTCGGCAAGGTCGGCGGGCCGGCCGTGGTGGCCGACGAGCACGGCTGGGTCGCCGCGGCCGCCGGCCTCGCGCCGGTCGACCGGATCGCGCTGCCCACCGGCCTCAAGCCCGGCCGCGTCTGGCTGCCCGCGTACGGCAACTGCGCCGTCGAGCCCGTTCCCGGCGGCTGGCTGATCCGGCCGGCCGAGGACGACGCCGCGCCGCCCACCCGCGTCGTGCTCGACGTCCGGTCGCCGCGCGAGCCCGAGCTGACCGTGGCCGGCGCCACCGGCACCTGGACGCACCGGCTCAGCCCGCGCCACGCCGAAATGCTGTACGTGCTGGCCAGCCACCGCGACGGCCGGTCGGCCTCCGAGCTGTCGGCCGACCTGTTCGGCGACGCCGGCCGCACGGTCACCGTCCGCGCCGAGATGTCCCGGCTGCGCCGCCACTTCGGCGGCATCCTCGACGCGAAGCCGTACCGCTTCGCCGACGACGTCGAGGTGCTGGTCCGGCGGCCGCCGGACCCCGAAGCCGTGCTCCCGCATTCCCTGGCTCCGGCGATCCGAGGCTGA
- a CDS encoding alpha-ketoacid dehydrogenase subunit beta, with protein MARTISYREAIDEALAQELARDESVLVLGVTQGLSHRFPGRVLDTPSSESAFVGAAIGAATRGQRPVAELGSMGVGFDQIFNQAAKFRYVFGGNARTPVVIRTVYGAGLRAAAQHSQCLYPIFTHIPGLKVVVPSSPYEAKGLLVQSIRDDDPVIFCEHKALYDTSGDVPQESYTIPFGQANVVRDGGDVTIVAIGRMVAMAEGAATELEAAGVEAEIIDPRTTSPLDTGTILESVRKTGRLVVVDEAPPRCNLATDISALVAKAAFGSLRAPIEMVTPPHTPVPFSDALEDLYIPDAQKVLNAAKAVVAYRR; from the coding sequence GTGGCCAGGACGATCAGCTACCGCGAGGCGATCGACGAGGCGCTCGCGCAGGAGCTGGCCCGGGACGAATCGGTGCTGGTGCTCGGCGTCACCCAGGGCCTCTCCCACCGGTTCCCCGGCCGGGTGCTCGACACGCCGAGCTCCGAATCGGCGTTCGTGGGCGCGGCGATCGGCGCCGCGACGCGCGGGCAGCGGCCGGTCGCGGAACTCGGCTCCATGGGCGTCGGCTTCGACCAGATCTTCAACCAGGCCGCCAAGTTCCGGTACGTGTTCGGCGGCAACGCCCGCACACCGGTCGTCATCCGCACGGTGTACGGCGCCGGGTTGCGGGCCGCCGCGCAGCATTCGCAGTGCCTGTACCCGATCTTCACGCACATCCCGGGGCTGAAGGTCGTCGTCCCGTCGAGCCCGTACGAGGCGAAAGGCCTGCTCGTCCAGTCGATCCGGGACGACGACCCGGTGATCTTCTGCGAGCACAAGGCGTTGTACGACACCAGCGGCGACGTCCCGCAGGAGAGCTACACGATCCCGTTCGGCCAGGCGAACGTCGTCCGCGACGGCGGCGACGTCACCATCGTCGCGATCGGCCGCATGGTCGCCATGGCCGAAGGAGCCGCGACCGAACTCGAGGCCGCCGGCGTCGAAGCCGAGATCATCGACCCGCGCACCACCAGCCCGCTCGACACCGGGACGATCCTGGAGAGCGTCCGGAAGACCGGACGGCTGGTCGTCGTCGACGAAGCGCCGCCGCGATGCAACCTGGCCACGGACATCTCGGCGCTCGTCGCGAAGGCGGCGTTCGGCTCGCTGCGGGCGCCGATCGAGATGGTGACGCCGCCGCACACGCCGGTGCCGTTCTCCGACGCGCTCGAAGACCTCTACATCCCGGACGCGCAGAAGGTCCTCAACGCCGCGAAGGCGGTCGTGGCGTACCGGCGCTGA